In the Flavisolibacter tropicus genome, one interval contains:
- a CDS encoding glycoside hydrolase family 9 protein: MKQFNPRTLTTTTYFLSQALKQMLVFMLLFATSFYLKAAPAQTTYHIKVDQFGYLTASKKVAVIVDPQVGYNAAESFLPGTGTNQYQVRRWSDDVVVFAGTLQAWGSGTTHTQSGDKGWWFDFTSVTTPGSYYVYDVANNIGSFRFEIGDNVYDEVLKQAMRVFFYQRINFAKQAPYTDTKWADGAAFEGANQDRFATSRFAKGNMSTAKDVHGGWMDAGDMNKYTTFANSAVIQLMEAYRINPAVFKDNYNIPESGNGIPDILDEVKWELDFLKRMQDAAGTNGFLLKVGVDNYNEVTPPSTDTRPRYYLPECTAATLSGCSMFAVSGMAMKNVAALSTYAQDLIARAELAWARAKVTTNNFTSWQTACDDGDIKSGDADNTAEQQLDNAFVAAVYLYEATGKAEYKTFAETNYTNVNPYKIYWWGPYWMPQQLALLRLTTLPNVSSTVINNILNQKAGMDYLYSVQNYTAATDLYRAHMGDDTYHWGHNQVRTNAGIMNLDYITFGLNTTKHQQYKEVAEQYLHWMHGVNPMGMVMLSNMYAYGAEKSVNEIYHAWFTNGSKWDNALTSPNGPAPGYVPGGPNKQYSGPVAGITDQPHQKAYKDWNTAYPENSWEITEPAIYSQASYIMLLARLLSPTTTPPPPADTIAPAEPTNVMVTSTTDKTATLSWTAASDNVGVTGYDVYQGATLLQANVTSTTTTINNLNCATAYGFSVKAKDAAGNLSAFSNIATATTQACIVVASPIIYDDAIGVDWSDVSTGSTRNFNATNIIKVGSKSIKVDYAASGLLAFQKGTAVTSSSTTQLKFWIYNASKNGIRIYTESTTGAKSADVYLKTASNKWEEVVVSMSQLGNPATIKKVVIGNNSKQTGTMYFDQIQLTSTAATARAVESNTNETAPSPTPWTVYPNPAKDQVVIQLQTSSASWRLLFISDNTGKVVYKQRVHLLEGANKWLQALPKLTPGIYTISINDGQTLYTKAIVIQ, encoded by the coding sequence ATGAAACAATTCAACCCCCGTACTCTTACCACAACCACTTATTTTTTGAGCCAAGCGCTCAAGCAAATGCTTGTGTTTATGTTGCTCTTTGCCACTTCCTTTTATTTAAAAGCAGCACCTGCACAAACCACCTATCATATCAAGGTAGACCAATTTGGTTATTTGACGGCATCCAAAAAAGTTGCCGTTATTGTTGATCCGCAAGTAGGCTACAATGCAGCTGAAAGTTTTCTGCCTGGCACAGGTACTAACCAATACCAGGTGCGCCGTTGGAGTGATGATGTAGTTGTATTCGCCGGAACGTTGCAAGCGTGGGGTAGCGGTACTACTCATACGCAATCGGGCGATAAAGGCTGGTGGTTTGACTTTACTTCCGTAACCACTCCAGGATCTTATTATGTGTATGATGTGGCGAATAATATAGGTTCTTTCCGTTTTGAAATTGGTGATAATGTATATGATGAAGTGTTGAAGCAAGCCATGCGTGTATTCTTTTACCAACGAATCAATTTTGCTAAGCAAGCGCCTTATACCGATACCAAGTGGGCAGATGGAGCGGCCTTTGAAGGTGCCAACCAGGATCGGTTTGCTACCAGCCGGTTTGCAAAAGGCAATATGTCTACCGCCAAGGATGTGCATGGTGGCTGGATGGACGCAGGTGATATGAACAAGTATACCACGTTTGCCAATAGTGCTGTTATTCAACTAATGGAAGCCTACCGTATCAATCCTGCTGTGTTCAAAGACAATTACAATATCCCTGAATCAGGTAATGGCATTCCGGATATACTGGATGAAGTGAAATGGGAGCTAGACTTTTTAAAACGTATGCAGGATGCTGCTGGCACCAATGGCTTTCTATTAAAAGTAGGTGTAGATAATTATAATGAAGTAACACCACCTAGTACAGACACCCGCCCTCGCTACTACCTGCCAGAATGTACAGCAGCTACACTTTCAGGCTGCTCCATGTTTGCGGTTTCGGGTATGGCTATGAAAAATGTAGCGGCCTTATCGACTTATGCGCAGGACCTTATTGCTCGTGCAGAACTGGCATGGGCCCGGGCTAAAGTAACTACCAACAACTTTACCAGCTGGCAAACGGCTTGTGATGACGGTGATATTAAAAGTGGTGATGCTGATAATACCGCTGAACAGCAATTGGATAATGCTTTTGTAGCTGCGGTGTATTTATATGAAGCCACTGGCAAAGCGGAATACAAGACCTTTGCTGAAACGAATTACACCAATGTAAATCCTTACAAGATCTATTGGTGGGGACCTTACTGGATGCCGCAGCAACTGGCACTTTTACGACTCACTACGTTGCCTAATGTGTCATCTACTGTAATTAATAATATTCTTAACCAGAAAGCCGGAATGGACTATCTCTATTCGGTTCAAAACTATACTGCCGCTACCGACCTATACCGGGCGCATATGGGAGATGATACCTACCATTGGGGACATAATCAGGTGCGTACCAATGCGGGTATTATGAACCTGGATTACATCACTTTTGGTTTAAACACCACAAAGCATCAGCAATATAAAGAGGTGGCGGAACAATACCTCCATTGGATGCATGGGGTAAATCCCATGGGAATGGTCATGCTTTCCAATATGTATGCTTATGGTGCAGAGAAATCCGTAAATGAGATTTATCACGCCTGGTTTACCAATGGCTCTAAATGGGACAATGCGTTGACCTCACCCAATGGCCCCGCACCAGGTTATGTGCCTGGCGGCCCCAACAAACAATACTCAGGTCCTGTAGCAGGTATAACAGACCAGCCGCATCAAAAGGCCTACAAAGATTGGAATACGGCTTATCCTGAAAACTCCTGGGAAATTACAGAGCCAGCTATTTATAGCCAGGCCTCTTATATAATGTTATTGGCCCGCTTACTTTCACCCACTACTACACCGCCTCCACCAGCGGATACTATCGCGCCCGCCGAACCAACGAATGTGATGGTCACAAGTACTACTGATAAAACAGCAACATTGAGCTGGACAGCCGCTTCAGATAATGTGGGTGTAACAGGGTATGATGTGTACCAGGGTGCAACACTGTTGCAAGCCAATGTAACGAGTACAACAACAACTATCAATAACTTAAACTGTGCCACTGCGTATGGTTTTTCAGTAAAAGCAAAAGATGCTGCCGGCAATCTATCTGCTTTCAGTAATATAGCCACAGCAACTACTCAAGCTTGTATAGTAGTAGCTAGTCCAATAATTTACGATGATGCGATAGGCGTAGACTGGAGTGATGTGTCGACTGGTTCAACAAGAAACTTTAACGCAACTAATATTATTAAGGTAGGAAGTAAATCAATAAAGGTTGATTATGCAGCCAGCGGCTTATTGGCTTTTCAAAAAGGAACCGCTGTTACCAGCAGCAGCACTACACAATTAAAGTTTTGGATATACAATGCCAGTAAAAATGGTATTCGTATCTATACAGAGTCCACTACTGGTGCAAAAAGTGCAGATGTATACCTGAAGACGGCTAGTAATAAATGGGAAGAAGTAGTAGTAAGTATGAGCCAGTTGGGTAATCCGGCAACGATTAAAAAAGTGGTGATTGGCAACAACTCAAAGCAAACCGGCACCATGTACTTTGATCAAATACAACTGACAAGTACTGCAGCCACTGCTCGAGCTGTTGAAAGTAATACTAATGAAACCGCTCCATCTCCTACACCATGGACAGTATACCCAAATCCTGCCAAGGATCAAGTAGTTATTCAACTTCAAACGTCTTCGGCTTCCTGGCGGTTACTATTCATCAGTGATAATACAGGTAAGGTGGTTTACAAACAGCGTGTTCACTTGTTGGAAGGTGCAAACAAATGGCTGCAAGCACTACCAAAATTGACCCCAGGTATTTATACCATCAGCATTAATGACGGTCAAACTTTGTATACGAAAGCAATAGTTATTCAATAA
- a CDS encoding VOC family protein: protein MNQRIAHIALVVNDYDEAIQFYTEKLHFTLIEDTPLSETKRWVLVAPKGDTTCCLLLAKAASEEQKSRVGNQTGGRVFMFLYTDNFQRDYQNLLDHQIKIVRQPSMEEYGTVAVFEDLYGNLWDLIEPIDRK, encoded by the coding sequence ATGAACCAACGAATAGCCCATATAGCCCTGGTGGTGAATGACTATGATGAAGCCATTCAGTTTTATACCGAAAAGCTGCATTTCACATTAATAGAAGATACGCCTTTGAGTGAAACAAAGCGATGGGTGTTAGTGGCCCCAAAAGGAGATACTACATGCTGTTTGCTGTTGGCGAAAGCCGCCAGTGAAGAACAAAAAAGCCGTGTGGGCAACCAAACTGGTGGACGGGTGTTCATGTTTTTATATACGGACAACTTTCAACGCGATTATCAGAACCTGCTGGATCATCAAATTAAAATCGTACGGCAGCCTTCGATGGAAGAATATGGCACAGTGGCTGTATTCGAAGATCTGTACGGTAATCTTTGGGATTTGATTGAGCCAATCGATCGCAAGTAG
- a CDS encoding ribonucleoside-diphosphate reductase small subunit: MQHNNEILLKENKDRFVILPINYPKVWEHYKRHEASFWTAEEIDLSSDLKDWAALNDGERHFISHVLAFFAASDGIVNENLAVNFMSEVQLPEARCFYGFQIMMENIHSETYALLIDTYIKDPQEKHKLFHAIDTVPAVAKKAEWALRWIENGTFAQRLVAFAAVEGIFFSGSFCSIFWLKKRGLMPGLTFSNELISRDEGLHCEFACLLYSMLSNKLPEEEVKAIIGDAVTIEKEFITEALPVDLIGMNAKLMQQYIEFVADRWLTELGYSKIFHTANPFDFMEMISLQGKTNFFEKRVGDYQKAGVMANKDAQVFSTDDDF; this comes from the coding sequence ATGCAACACAACAATGAAATTCTGTTGAAAGAAAACAAAGACCGCTTTGTTATTCTTCCTATCAATTATCCCAAGGTATGGGAGCACTACAAACGCCATGAAGCCAGTTTTTGGACCGCTGAAGAAATTGATCTTAGCAGTGATCTGAAAGACTGGGCGGCACTCAATGACGGAGAACGCCATTTTATATCGCACGTACTGGCTTTTTTTGCCGCCAGCGATGGTATTGTTAATGAAAATCTGGCCGTGAACTTCATGAGTGAAGTACAGTTGCCAGAAGCCCGCTGCTTCTATGGCTTCCAGATCATGATGGAAAACATTCATAGCGAAACCTATGCATTGCTCATTGATACCTACATTAAAGACCCGCAAGAAAAGCACAAACTCTTTCATGCTATAGATACGGTGCCCGCTGTAGCAAAGAAAGCAGAATGGGCGCTACGCTGGATCGAGAATGGCACGTTTGCCCAGCGATTGGTAGCCTTTGCAGCTGTCGAAGGCATCTTCTTCAGTGGTAGCTTTTGTTCCATTTTCTGGTTAAAGAAAAGAGGCTTGATGCCCGGACTAACCTTCAGCAATGAACTGATCAGCAGAGATGAAGGGTTGCACTGCGAATTTGCTTGTTTACTCTATAGTATGCTTTCCAACAAACTGCCAGAAGAAGAAGTAAAAGCTATCATTGGTGATGCTGTTACTATTGAAAAGGAGTTTATTACAGAAGCCTTGCCTGTGGACCTGATTGGTATGAATGCAAAGTTGATGCAGCAATACATAGAGTTTGTGGCAGACAGATGGCTAACCGAATTGGGGTATTCAAAGATCTTCCACACAGCTAACCCTTTTGATTTTATGGAAATGATTTCCCTGCAGGGCAAGACTAATTTCTTTGAGAAGCGCGTTGGTGATTATCAAAAGGCTGGAGTTATGGCTAACAAAGATGCACAGGTATTCTCCACTGATGATGATTTCTAA
- a CDS encoding ribonucleoside-diphosphate reductase subunit alpha, whose protein sequence is MFVIKRNGKSESVKFDKVTARIEKLSYVLSSLVNIHEVAKKTIEGIYDGVPTTQLDNLAAETAASLTTIHPDYARLASRIAISNLHKNTTKRFSATMRKLHQYTDATTGKKMPLIADDVMQIIEDHADLLDSTIIYDRDYAFDYFGFKTLEKSYLLRIDNKVVERPQHMYMRVALGIHKEDIEEAINTYHLMSERWFTHATPTLFNAGTPKPQMSSCFLLTMKDDSIDGIYDTLKQTAKISQSAGGIGLAIHNVRATGSYISGTNGTSNGIIPMLRVFNDTARYVDQGGGKRKGAFAIYLEPWHADVFEFLDLRKNHGKEELRARDLFYALWISDLFMKRVEADGNWSLFCPNEAPGLSECWGEEFEVLYERYEREGRAKRTIKAQELWFAILESQIETGTPYMLYKDAANSKSNQQNLGTIKSSNLCTEIMEYTSADEVAVCNLASIALPRFVVDGQFDHQKLFEVTYQATRNLNKIIDNNYYPIEEARNSNLRHRPIGLGVQGLADVFILLRLPFESELAKMLNQNIFETIYFAAMTASKDLAKVSGPYETFAGSPVSKGIFQFDMWGVTPTNRWDWAALKDEVKQYGVRNSLLVAPMPTASTSQILGNNECFEPYTSNIYTRRVLSGEFIVVNKHLLNDLVELGLWNNDMKNRIIAANGSIQHIPEIPASIKELYKTVWEIKQRSIIDMAADRGAFICQSQSLNLFIDTPTTSKLTSMHFYAWKKGLKTGMYYLRTQAAAQAVQFTVQKQTEQQPAASQIQVKDPMVIAEGDAQTDGATCSMQDGCISCGS, encoded by the coding sequence ATGTTCGTTATAAAAAGAAATGGTAAGAGCGAGTCGGTAAAGTTTGATAAGGTTACTGCCAGAATCGAAAAACTATCTTATGTTTTAAGTTCATTGGTAAACATACACGAGGTGGCAAAGAAAACAATTGAAGGAATCTATGATGGTGTTCCTACTACACAGCTGGATAATCTGGCTGCTGAAACGGCCGCTTCGTTAACCACCATACATCCCGATTATGCACGGTTGGCATCGCGCATTGCTATTAGCAATTTGCATAAGAACACCACCAAGCGTTTTTCTGCTACCATGCGTAAACTGCATCAATATACCGATGCCACTACCGGAAAGAAAATGCCGCTGATTGCAGATGATGTTATGCAGATTATCGAAGATCATGCCGACCTGCTTGATAGTACCATCATTTATGACCGGGATTATGCCTTTGATTATTTCGGTTTTAAAACATTAGAAAAGTCCTACCTGTTGCGTATTGACAACAAAGTGGTAGAACGCCCGCAACATATGTATATGCGAGTGGCTTTAGGAATACACAAGGAAGATATTGAAGAGGCTATTAATACATATCATCTGATGAGCGAAAGATGGTTTACGCATGCTACACCTACTTTATTTAATGCCGGTACACCCAAGCCTCAAATGAGTAGTTGCTTTTTACTAACGATGAAAGACGATAGCATTGATGGCATTTACGATACCTTGAAGCAGACAGCCAAGATCTCTCAAAGCGCAGGAGGTATTGGATTGGCCATTCATAACGTCAGGGCAACAGGAAGTTATATCAGTGGCACTAATGGTACAAGTAATGGTATTATTCCTATGCTGCGTGTGTTTAACGATACGGCACGCTATGTAGACCAGGGTGGGGGAAAGCGCAAAGGAGCCTTTGCTATTTATTTAGAGCCCTGGCATGCCGATGTGTTTGAGTTTTTGGATTTACGAAAAAATCATGGCAAAGAGGAACTCCGTGCCAGGGATTTATTTTATGCTCTTTGGATATCAGACCTGTTTATGAAACGGGTGGAAGCAGATGGTAATTGGAGTTTGTTTTGTCCGAATGAAGCGCCGGGCTTAAGTGAGTGTTGGGGAGAAGAATTTGAAGTCTTGTATGAACGATATGAGCGTGAAGGGCGGGCGAAGAGAACCATTAAAGCACAGGAGTTGTGGTTTGCTATCCTGGAATCACAGATTGAAACGGGAACGCCTTATATGCTGTATAAAGATGCGGCCAATAGTAAGAGCAATCAGCAGAATTTGGGTACTATTAAAAGCAGTAACCTGTGTACAGAGATCATGGAATATACGAGTGCCGATGAAGTGGCCGTTTGTAATCTGGCTTCTATTGCATTGCCGCGTTTTGTAGTAGATGGCCAATTTGATCATCAAAAATTATTTGAAGTCACTTACCAAGCCACGCGAAACCTGAATAAAATAATCGACAATAATTATTACCCTATTGAAGAAGCAAGGAATTCTAATCTTAGGCACCGGCCTATAGGTTTGGGCGTTCAGGGCTTGGCAGATGTATTTATTTTACTACGCCTTCCTTTTGAAAGTGAATTGGCCAAAATGCTGAACCAAAACATTTTTGAGACCATCTACTTTGCAGCTATGACGGCCAGCAAGGATCTGGCAAAAGTGTCTGGACCTTATGAAACATTTGCAGGTTCGCCGGTATCGAAAGGTATTTTCCAGTTTGATATGTGGGGTGTAACACCTACCAATCGTTGGGACTGGGCAGCCTTGAAAGATGAAGTAAAGCAGTACGGTGTCAGGAACTCCTTGCTGGTGGCACCCATGCCAACAGCGTCAACCTCACAAATACTAGGCAACAATGAATGCTTTGAGCCTTATACGTCTAATATTTATACAAGGAGAGTATTAAGCGGTGAGTTTATTGTGGTAAACAAACACTTGTTGAATGACCTGGTAGAACTGGGTTTATGGAATAATGATATGAAGAACCGAATTATTGCAGCGAATGGTTCCATTCAACACATACCAGAAATACCTGCCAGTATAAAAGAACTCTATAAAACAGTTTGGGAAATAAAACAGCGAAGCATTATTGATATGGCTGCCGATAGAGGTGCCTTTATTTGTCAATCGCAGTCGTTGAATTTATTTATAGATACCCCTACCACATCAAAACTTACGTCTATGCATTTTTATGCGTGGAAGAAAGGATTAAAAACGGGTATGTATTACCTGCGTACACAAGCTGCGGCGCAAGCCGTACAGTTTACAGTACAGAAGCAGACAGAACAACAGCCTGCTGCCTCACAGATTCAAGTGAAGGATCCTATGGTTATAGCTGAAGGAGATGCGCAAACAGATGGAGCCACATGCAGTATGCAGGATGGTTGTATCAGTTGCGGTTCTTAA
- a CDS encoding HAD family hydrolase, with translation MAKKAIILDLDNTIYSVASIGEKLFASLFQQIDASGLPAHQITEIKDAVMREPFQVVVRRYQFDHSFLQTTTQLLQGLTYNEPIDVFPDYHEIKQLPADRFLVTTGFKNLQTSKIKNMGIEQDFKEIHIVDPNTGERTKKTVFADILQRYNLTPSDALVVGDDPESEIKAGTELGIDTVLYDKFNRYPTYNATNKISDFKELNRFI, from the coding sequence ATGGCCAAGAAAGCAATTATTCTCGACTTGGATAATACTATTTATTCGGTTGCCTCTATTGGAGAAAAGTTGTTTGCCTCCCTTTTTCAACAGATAGATGCAAGCGGACTGCCAGCTCATCAAATTACTGAAATCAAAGATGCCGTTATGCGTGAACCTTTCCAGGTAGTAGTGCGACGATACCAGTTTGATCATTCCTTTTTGCAAACGACAACACAGCTGTTACAAGGCCTTACGTACAATGAGCCGATCGATGTTTTTCCGGATTACCATGAAATAAAACAATTACCAGCAGATCGATTTCTAGTCACAACAGGCTTTAAAAATTTACAGACCAGCAAGATCAAGAATATGGGCATTGAACAGGATTTCAAAGAAATACATATTGTTGATCCTAATACGGGTGAACGAACAAAGAAGACCGTATTTGCAGATATTTTACAACGATACAACCTTACCCCTTCTGACGCGTTAGTGGTGGGTGATGATCCCGAGTCTGAAATAAAAGCTGGAACCGAACTGGGCATTGACACAGTACTCTATGATAAGTTTAACCGGTATCCAACCTACAACGCCACCAATAAAATTTCTGACTTTAAAGAACTTAACCGTTTTATATAA